A genomic window from Labeo rohita strain BAU-BD-2019 chromosome 6, IGBB_LRoh.1.0, whole genome shotgun sequence includes:
- the cep20 gene encoding lisH domain-containing protein FOPNL, producing MATITELKSALRETLEARGVLGQLKARIRAEVFSALDDQSTPRPPLSHENLLINEMIREYLEFNKYRYTASVLTAESGQPEVPLEREFMANELNVAEDSSAKAVPLLYGLLHHFLSSKEEHKGKLFLRGSATVSSQEPHAHHNAES from the exons ATGGCAACCATCACAGAGTTGAAGAGCG CTTTGAGAGAGACCCTGGAGGCCCGAGGGGTCCTCGGACAGCTGAAAGCGAGGATCCGGGCGGAGGTGTTCAGCGCGCTGGACGATCAGAGCACGCCGCGCCCGCCGCTGTCCCATGAGAACCTGCTGATCAATGAAATGATCCGAGAATACCTGGAGTTCAACAAGTATCGATACACTGCATCGGTGCTGACCGCAG AATCAGGTCAGCCTGAAGTTCCACTAGAGCGGGAGTTTATGGCCAATGAGCTCAATGTGGCAGAAGATTCAAGTGCCAAAGCAGT accGTTGTTGTATGGATTGCTCCATCATTTCCTTAGCAGTAAGGAAGAGCACAAAGGAAAACTCTTCCTAAGAGGCTCAGCAACAGTGTCTTCACAAGAACCACATGCTCATCATAATGCAGAGTCATGA
- the ube2g2 gene encoding ubiquitin-conjugating enzyme E2 G2, giving the protein MAGTALKRLMAEYKQLTLNPPEGIVAGPVNEENFFEWEALIMGPEDTCFEGGVFPAILSFPSDYPLSPPKMKFTCDMFHPNIYPDGRVCISILHAPGDDPMGYESSAERWSPVQSVEKILLSVVSMLAEPNDESGANVDASKMWREDREQFNRLAKQIVRKSLGL; this is encoded by the exons ATGGCTGGAACAGCTttaaaaagactcatggctgaaTACAAAC AACTAACCCTCAACCCTCCAGAGGGGATTGTGGCAG GGCCTGTAAATGAAGAAAATTTCTTTGAATGGGAAGCTCTGATTAT GGGACCGGAGGACACATGTTTTGAGGGCGGTGTGTTTCCTGCCATCCTCAGTTTCCCCTCAGATTACCCTCTCAGCCCTCCCAAGATGAAGTTCACCTGTGACATGTTTCATCCAAACA TCTACCCAGACGGCCGTGTGTGTATCTCAATCCTGCACGCTCCTGGTGACGATCCCATGGGCTACGAGAGCAGTGCTGAGAGATGGAGTCCCGTGCAGAGCGTGGAGAAGATTCTGCTGTCTGTGGTCAGCATGCTTGCTG AGCCCAATGATGAGAGCGGAGCAAACGTGGACGCATCGAAGATGTGGCGTGAGGACAGAGAGCAATTCAACCGACTAGCTAAGCAGATCGTGCGCAAATCTCTGGGTCTCTGA